In Methanococcoides sp. LMO-2, the genomic stretch TGTAATAACATTTGAACGCAATCTCGATGTTGCCAACAAACTGGCTGACCACATCGATGCAGATGTTATCATTTACAAGAAAGGCATCTTCGAAGATATTTTCGAGGATTACCAGGCCATAGTGGCGGTCTTCGCCACAGGCATAGTAGTGCGTGAGATCGCACCATTGGTAGTTGATAAATGGGAAGACCCCGCAGTCGTTGTAGTTGACTCGAACCTTAACTTTGCGATCTCCCTTCTTGGCGGACATCACGGAGCTAACGAGCTTGTCCGGAAGATATCAGAGATGGGGGTTGTCCCCGTCATTACAACTGCCACTGAAGTGCACAACCGTAATTCCGTAGAGGGTATTGCTGCCAAGCTTGGCTATGATATCGTCAACAAGGAATCCACAAGGGATGTGAACTGCGCCCTGCTTGACCAGGACGTGGAAGTTCTTGAAATAAAAGGACCAAAGATCGTTATTGTGGAAAATGATGTGTCTGTGCTGAAAAAAGAGAAGGCGGACAATTAATGTACATTGGAATAGGTGCTCGCAGGGGCGTATCGTCCGAAGAGGTCCTCGATGCTGTAAAGCAGGCTCTGGAAGAGGTCGGGAAAGATGAAAGTGAAATAAAGATGTTCGCATCATCAACTCTGAAGGAGAACGAGACCGGGCTCATAGAGGCAATCGATAAAATGGGATTTGATATCAAGTTCCTCCCTGACGACATACTTAACGGTTTTGAAGTTCCGTCCGACTCACAGGCAAGCAGATTTGGACTCAAGGGTGTTGCCGAGCCGGCAGCGTTAGCATTATCTGCTAATAAGAAATTGATACTGGAAAAGAAAGTATATGGAAGGATCACAATTGCAATCGCAGAATGAAAATAAAAATGGCAAATTATTCATCATCGGTATCGGACCAGGCTCTGTTGAGCAGCTTACTGTACGTGCCAGAGATGTTATACTGAATTCAGATTATGTTGTAGGTAACGGCACATATCTTGACCAGGTGGAAAGTCTTCTTGGAGAGCAGGAGATCGTACGCAGTGCAATGGGCAAAGAAGTAGACCGTGCTAAAAAGGCAGTTAACCTTGCTAAAGAGAACAAGGTTGTCTCCATGATAAGCGGCGGAGATGCAAATGTCTATGGTATGGCAGGCCTAGTCCTTGAAGTTGCAGAGCACGAGGATCTTGATGTCGACGTAGAAGTACTCCCCGGAGTCACCGCTATCACAGCCGGTGCAAGTGTACTCGGCGCACCTATTGTGAATGACTTTGCAGTCATCAGTCTCAGTGATCTTCTCACACCATGGGAAGTCATTGAAAAACGCCTGAATGCAGCAGCATCTGCTGATTTCGTTATATCACTCTACAATCCAAAGAGCAGGCAACGTCACTCCAATTTCTCAAGGGCCATTGAGATCATAAAGAAGCACAAGGACGGATCAGTGCCTGTAGGACTTGTCAAGAACGCACTTCGTGGTGAGAGCCAGGACTACATTGTCACAACCCTTGAAGATGTGCTTGACTACAATGACTGGGTAGACATGAGCACAATGATCATTGTCTGTAATGCGGATTCCCGCATCTGGAAGAATGAGAAAGGCGAAAAAATAATCACACCTAGGGGGTATCAGAAGAAATATGACTACTGAAAACAACAACAAGGACATCCCGGAACTTGAAGATCTGGTAGAGATGACAGTTAACATCGATCAGGAGCTCATTAAAGATTGTTCTGACTCAGGTGCCCGCACAGATGAAGCAAAGACGATCTACATGACAAGTCGTCGCATTGCTCATGACCTCATAGTTAAGGGAGAAAAGGAAACTCCTGAAGAACGTGTTACACAGCGTTGTGTGATCTCCACAGGAGACCCATCAGTTGCAGATATCATGTCCTACACCAACAATCCCGTAGATGCAGGAGTAGAAGCAATCAAAAATGGAGCTCCTATTTTCGTAGATATCAACATGGTCAAAGCCGGAATTACAAAGAAAGGCCATGACTGTGAAGTTATTTGCGTCCTTGATGAAGACCAGAACGCAGAAGTTGCCAAAAAATACGGCATAACAAGAACTGCTGCAGGTTTCCTTTTAGCAAGAGACAGGCTTGAAGGTTCTATTGTCGCAATTGGAAATGCACCATCTGCAGCACTTGCAGTCTGCAGGATGATCGAGCATGGAATCAAACCTGCACTCATAGTCGGAACCCCTGTTGGTTTCGTCAACGCCGCAGAATCAAAGGAAGAAGTAAGGAAAATGGATGTACCATCCATCACCTGCATTGGAACACGTGGCGGAACACCAATGGCAGTTGCATGTGTCAATGAGCTTGTTGCCATTGCAAAAGAAAGGGACGAGTGATAATAGCATACATCACTCATTTCTTCATTCTTTTTTGTTTCTCTTCTTTTTTAGGTCCAATGATATTGCCTGTTCAACAGACCATATCCCAATAATTACAACCTGACAAAGACATTGCTGTAAAGCATCCATAGTCCAACGAGTATCAACACAACACCTGCACCTTTTTTGACATACATATCATACCTTGCAATGTTGCTAAGGACAGAGGAAGAGATATTCGCCGAATATGCGATCACAAGCATAGGAATCCCGAGACCCATGGAATAAATGAAAAGCAAAAAGGCACCATAGGCAATGTCGCCTTCAACAGCAACCAGTGCAAGGATAGATGCTAGTATCGGACCTATGCACGGAATCCATATTATTCCCAGTGACATTCCTAAAAGTAATCCGCCGAGTAAACCCTTTTCCTTGACATCTGTGCCGGTAAGGGTAGCAAACCTGTTGAAAGTAGCAAGATCAAAGATCAGTGTGAAACCGAAAAGTATGATCACAAGACCTGCAAAGGCACTGAGATACAAGAGATATTGCTGGAAGAATGAGCCAAATGCAGAAGTTATAACCCCCATGATAGTAAACGATATTGAGAGACCGAGGACAATTGCAACAGGTCTCAAAGGTCCCTTAGAGGTCGAATAAGCAAATATTGCAGGCAGCAGTGG encodes the following:
- a CDS encoding precorrin-8X methylmutase produces the protein MTTENNNKDIPELEDLVEMTVNIDQELIKDCSDSGARTDEAKTIYMTSRRIAHDLIVKGEKETPEERVTQRCVISTGDPSVADIMSYTNNPVDAGVEAIKNGAPIFVDINMVKAGITKKGHDCEVICVLDEDQNAEVAKKYGITRTAAGFLLARDRLEGSIVAIGNAPSAALAVCRMIEHGIKPALIVGTPVGFVNAAESKEEVRKMDVPSITCIGTRGGTPMAVACVNELVAIAKERDE
- a CDS encoding cytochrome c biogenesis CcdA family protein yields the protein MDLGGVTPVAAFAAGMISIFSPCVLPLLPAIFAYSTSKGPLRPVAIVLGLSISFTIMGVITSAFGSFFQQYLLYLSAFAGLVIILFGFTLIFDLATFNRFATLTGTDVKEKGLLGGLLLGMSLGIIWIPCIGPILASILALVAVEGDIAYGAFLLFIYSMGLGIPMLVIAYSANISSSVLSNIARYDMYVKKGAGVVLILVGLWMLYSNVFVRL
- a CDS encoding cobalamin biosynthesis protein CbiG, whose protein sequence is MFEDYQAIVAVFATGIVVREIAPLVVDKWEDPAVVVVDSNLNFAISLLGGHHGANELVRKISEMGVVPVITTATEVHNRNSVEGIAAKLGYDIVNKESTRDVNCALLDQDVEVLEIKGPKIVIVENDVSVLKKEKADN
- the cobJ gene encoding precorrin-3B C(17)-methyltransferase, producing MEGSQLQSQNENKNGKLFIIGIGPGSVEQLTVRARDVILNSDYVVGNGTYLDQVESLLGEQEIVRSAMGKEVDRAKKAVNLAKENKVVSMISGGDANVYGMAGLVLEVAEHEDLDVDVEVLPGVTAITAGASVLGAPIVNDFAVISLSDLLTPWEVIEKRLNAAASADFVISLYNPKSRQRHSNFSRAIEIIKKHKDGSVPVGLVKNALRGESQDYIVTTLEDVLDYNDWVDMSTMIIVCNADSRIWKNEKGEKIITPRGYQKKYDY
- a CDS encoding cobalamin biosynthesis protein, whose product is MYIGIGARRGVSSEEVLDAVKQALEEVGKDESEIKMFASSTLKENETGLIEAIDKMGFDIKFLPDDILNGFEVPSDSQASRFGLKGVAEPAALALSANKKLILEKKVYGRITIAIAE